The following proteins are co-located in the Festucalex cinctus isolate MCC-2025b chromosome 15, RoL_Fcin_1.0, whole genome shotgun sequence genome:
- the LOC144002887 gene encoding uncharacterized protein LOC144002887 isoform X4, which translates to MHLRHVKKEEEEREDDIIEMLLTGVPLKSEDEDIEKCLRPDIQEAAASEALHVQEEEPQPPYIKEEGEFTDLPVTGVHLKTEDASHYEDNKGAKSSSSSSSQHMTTEIDDEHPQDSQADGWLAPMSDSDDTSHSHHTDDNEQSEGDATCDADSKCWKCSECGKTFSFKSILKSHMFVHTGEKPFACSLCSRKFSHKSSLKKHTKTHTGEKPFPCSVCGKGFSEKERLVRHTRTHTGEKPFACSLCGRKFSQKSSLKTHTKTHTGENPYPCSVCGKSFSCKERLVRHTRTHTGEKPFLCSICGRNFSQKTNLKAHTRTHTGGKLFPCSVCGKNFKHNVSLEVHSRVHTGEKPFACSVCGKKFSHSARLEMHSRVHTGKKPFACSLCGRKFSQKSNLLTHTRTHTGEKPFTCSVCGRKFSQNSSLQMHSRIHTGEKPFACAVCGQKFAQKGALNEHTSTHTG; encoded by the coding sequence ACATTGAAAAATGTCTTCGTCCTGACATTCAAGAGGCGGCGGCGTCGGAGGCCCTTCACGTTCAAGAGGAGGAGCCACAGCCTccatacattaaagaggagggAGAGTTCACAGACCTGCCagtgactggtgtccatttaAAGACTGAGGATGCAAGTCATTATGAAGATAACAAAGGGGCGAAGTCTTCAAGCAGCAGCTCAAGTCAACATATGACCACTGAAATTGATGACGAGCACCCTCAAGACTCACAAGCGGACGGCTGGTTAGCGCCGATGTCAGATAGCGACGACACGTCGCACTCTCATCACACTGACGACAACGAACAGTCTGAAGGTGACGCGACGTGTGACGCTGACAGCAAATGTTGGAAATGTTCTGAGTGCGGGAAAACTTTTAGCTTCAAgtctattttgaaaagtcatatGTTtgtccacactggtgagaaaccttttgcctgctcacttTGCAGTCGAAAATTCTCTCATAAGTCAAGTTTaaagaaacacacaaaaacgcacactggtgagaaaccattTCCTTGCTCAGTTTGCGGCAAAGGTTTCTCAGAAAAAGAGCGCTTAgtaagacacacaagaacccacactggtgagaaaccttttgcctgctcacttTGCGGTCGAAaattctctcagaagtcaagtttaaagacacacacaaaaacgcacACTGGTGAGAATCCTTATCcttgctcggtttgtggtaAAAGTTTCTCATGTAAGGAACGCTTAGTAAGGcatacaagaacccacactggtgagaaaccttttctCTGCTCAATTTGTGGGCGAAATTTCTCTCAGAAGACAAATTTAAaagcacacacaagaacccacactggtgggAAACTTTttccctgctcagtttgtggcaaaaACTTTAAACATAACGTAAGCTTAGAAGTTCACTCAAGagtccacactggtgagaaaccttttgcctgttcagtttgtggtaaaaaatttagTCACAGTGCAAGATTAGAAATGCACTCCAGAGTCCACACTGGTAAGAAACCATTTGCGTGCTCACTTTGCGGTCGAAaattctctcagaagtcaaatttactaacacacacaagaacccacaccggcgagaaaccttttacctgctcagtttgtggtagaaAATTTAGTCAGAATTCAAGCTTACAAATGCACTCAAGaatccacactggtgagaaaccattTGCCTGcgcagtttgtggtcaaaaatttgcTCAGAAGGGAGCGTTAAATGAGCACACAAGTACCCacactggttaa
- the LOC144002887 gene encoding uncharacterized protein LOC144002887 isoform X3 — MYARTTIKYEEELCAAKEKNERQRQLLDAVCEQPRADIEKCLRPDIQEAAASEALHVQEEEPQPPYIKEEGEFTDLPVTGVHLKTEDASHYEDNKGAKSSSSSSSQHMTTEIDDEHPQDSQADGWLAPMSDSDDTSHSHHTDDNEQSEGDATCDADSKCWKCSECGKTFSFKSILKSHMFVHTGEKPFACSLCSRKFSHKSSLKKHTKTHTGEKPFPCSVCGKGFSEKERLVRHTRTHTGEKPFACSLCGRKFSQKSSLKTHTKTHTGENPYPCSVCGKSFSCKERLVRHTRTHTGEKPFLCSICGRNFSQKTNLKAHTRTHTGGKLFPCSVCGKNFKHNVSLEVHSRVHTGEKPFACSVCGKKFSHSARLEMHSRVHTGKKPFACSLCGRKFSQKSNLLTHTRTHTGEKPFTCSVCGRKFSQNSSLQMHSRIHTGEKPFACAVCGQKFAQKGALNEHTSTHTG; from the coding sequence ACATTGAAAAATGTCTTCGTCCTGACATTCAAGAGGCGGCGGCGTCGGAGGCCCTTCACGTTCAAGAGGAGGAGCCACAGCCTccatacattaaagaggagggAGAGTTCACAGACCTGCCagtgactggtgtccatttaAAGACTGAGGATGCAAGTCATTATGAAGATAACAAAGGGGCGAAGTCTTCAAGCAGCAGCTCAAGTCAACATATGACCACTGAAATTGATGACGAGCACCCTCAAGACTCACAAGCGGACGGCTGGTTAGCGCCGATGTCAGATAGCGACGACACGTCGCACTCTCATCACACTGACGACAACGAACAGTCTGAAGGTGACGCGACGTGTGACGCTGACAGCAAATGTTGGAAATGTTCTGAGTGCGGGAAAACTTTTAGCTTCAAgtctattttgaaaagtcatatGTTtgtccacactggtgagaaaccttttgcctgctcacttTGCAGTCGAAAATTCTCTCATAAGTCAAGTTTaaagaaacacacaaaaacgcacactggtgagaaaccattTCCTTGCTCAGTTTGCGGCAAAGGTTTCTCAGAAAAAGAGCGCTTAgtaagacacacaagaacccacactggtgagaaaccttttgcctgctcacttTGCGGTCGAAaattctctcagaagtcaagtttaaagacacacacaaaaacgcacACTGGTGAGAATCCTTATCcttgctcggtttgtggtaAAAGTTTCTCATGTAAGGAACGCTTAGTAAGGcatacaagaacccacactggtgagaaaccttttctCTGCTCAATTTGTGGGCGAAATTTCTCTCAGAAGACAAATTTAAaagcacacacaagaacccacactggtgggAAACTTTttccctgctcagtttgtggcaaaaACTTTAAACATAACGTAAGCTTAGAAGTTCACTCAAGagtccacactggtgagaaaccttttgcctgttcagtttgtggtaaaaaatttagTCACAGTGCAAGATTAGAAATGCACTCCAGAGTCCACACTGGTAAGAAACCATTTGCGTGCTCACTTTGCGGTCGAAaattctctcagaagtcaaatttactaacacacacaagaacccacaccggcgagaaaccttttacctgctcagtttgtggtagaaAATTTAGTCAGAATTCAAGCTTACAAATGCACTCAAGaatccacactggtgagaaaccattTGCCTGcgcagtttgtggtcaaaaatttgcTCAGAAGGGAGCGTTAAATGAGCACACAAGTACCCacactggttaa
- the LOC144002896 gene encoding histone H2A-like, which translates to MSGRGKTTGKARAKAKTRSSRAGLQFPVGRVHRLLRKGNYAQRVGAGAPVYLAAVLEYLTAEILELAGNAARDNKKTRIIPRHLQLAVRNDEELNKLLGGVTIAQGGVLPNIQAVLLPKKTEKAGKAK; encoded by the coding sequence ATGAGCGGCAGAGGAAAAACTACCGGCAAGGCCCGAGCAAAGGCCAAGACTCGTTCGTCCCGTGCGGGACTTCAGTTCCCGGTGGGTCGTGTCCACAGGCTGCTCCGCAAAGGCAACTACGCCCAGCGCGTCGGCGCAGGCGCGCCCGTCTACTTGGCGGCGGTGCTGGAGTACTTGACCGCTGAGATTCTAGAGTTGGCCGGCAACGCTGCCCGCGACAACAAGAAGACGAGAATCATCCCGCGTCACTTGCAACTCGCGGTCCGCAACGACGAGGAGCTCAACAAACTTCTCGGCGGTGTCACAATCGCTCAGGGCGGCGTTCTGCCCAACATCCAGGCTGTCCTTCTGCCCAAGAAAACCGAGAAGGCTGGAAAAGCCAAGTAA
- the LOC144002433 gene encoding histone H3-like: MARTKQTARKSTGGKAPRKQLATKAARKSAPATGGVKKPHRYRPGTVALREIRRYQKSTELLIRKLPFQRLVREIAQDFKTDLRFQSSAVMALQESSEAYLVGLFEDTNLCAIHAKRVTIMPKDIQLARRIRGERA; the protein is encoded by the coding sequence ATGGCAAGAACCAAGCAAACAGCTCGCAAGTCTACCGGCGGCAAAGCCCCCAGGAAGCAGTTGGCCACCAAAGCGGCCCGCAAGAGCGCACCGGCCACCGGCGGCGTCAAGAAGCCTCACCGTTACAGGCCCGGCACCGTGGCTCTCCGCGAGATCCGCCGCTACCAGAAGTCCACTGAGCTGCTGATCCGCAAGCTGCCTTTCCAGCGTCTGGTCAGGGAGATCGCTCAAGATTTCAAGACCGATCTTCGTTTCCAGAGTTCAGCCGTCATGGCTCTCCAGGAGTCCAGCGAGGCGTATTTGGTGGGTCTGTTTGAGGACACCAACCTGTGCGCTATTCACGCCAAACGGGTCACCATCATGCCCAAAGACATCCAACTGGCCCGCAGAATCCGCGGAGAGAGAGCTTAA
- the LOC144002543 gene encoding histone H1.3-like: MAEVAPAAPAPAKSGTKKKAASKPKSPGPSASELILEMVAASKERNGVSLAALKKHLANKGYDVEKNNVRLKTVIKSMVAKGTLVQTKGTGASGSFKMSKKTDGKPSKAPISKEKKSPAKAKKVAVKKAAASKKPSAKTTTAKAAAKKATKKPASPKKPAKSTKKAATTPKKAPTPKKVSAAKKAPAKKAGKPKTVKKAAPKKK, translated from the coding sequence ATGGCAGAAGTCGCTCCAGCAGCTCCTGCTCCGGCGAAAAGCGGCACCAAGAAGAAGGCGGCGTCCAAGCCCAAATCGCCTGGACCCAGCGCCAGCGAGCTCATCCTCGAAATGGTGGCCGCGTCCAAGGAACGCAATGGCGTCTCCCTGGCCGCCCTCAAGAAGCATCTGGCCAACAAAGGTTACGACGTGGAGAAGAACAATGTTCGTCTGAAGACGGTCATCAAAAGCATGGTGGCTAAAGGAACTCTTGTCCAGACCAAGGGCACCGGCGCTTCCGGCTCTTTCAAGATGAGCAAGAAGACTGATGGGAAGCCTTCGAAAGCGCCCATCTCTAAGGAGAAAAAGTCTCCCGCTAAAGCTAAAAAGGTCGCCGTCAAGAAGGCCGCGGCGAGCAAGAAGCCCAGCGCCAAAACAACCACAGCCAAAGCCGCTGCGAAGAAGGCCACCAAGAAGCCTGCGTCGCCCAAGAAGCCGGCCAAGAGCACAAAGAAGGCAGCGACGACGCCCAAAAAAGCACCCACGCCCAAGAAGGTATCCGCCGCCAAGAAGGCGCCCGCTAAAAAGGCCGGCAAGCCCAAGACCGTCAAGAAGGCTGCACCCAAGAAGAAGTAA
- the LOC144002544 gene encoding histone H2B-like — translation MPEPAAKSSAPKKGSKKAVTKSAGKPGRKRRSKRKESYAIYVYKVLKQVHPDTGISSKAMSIMNSFVNDIFERIASEASRLAHYNKRSTITSREIQTAVRLLLPGELAKHAVSEGTKAVTKYTSSK, via the coding sequence ATGCCTGAACCCGCCGCCAAATCATCAGCGCCCAAGAAGGGCTCCAAGAAAGCCGTCACCAAGTCGGCCGGCAAGCCCGGCAGGAAACGAAGGAGCAAGAGAAAGGAGAGCTACGCCATCTACGTGTACAAGGTGCTGAAGCAGGTCCACCCCGACACCGGCATCTCTTCCAAGGCGATGAGCATCATGAACTCGTTCGTCAACGACATCTTCGAGCGCATCGCATCAGAGGCTTCCCGTCTGGCTCATTACAACAAGCGCTCCACCATCACCTCCAGGGAGATCCAGACAGCCGTGCGTCTCCTTCTGCCTGGCGAGTTGGCCAAACACGCCGTGTCTGAGGGAACCAAGGCCGTCACCAAGTACACTAGCTCCAAGTGA
- the LOC144002545 gene encoding histone H2B-like — protein sequence MPEPAKSAPKKGSKKAVTKATGKPGRKRRGRRKESYAIYVYKVLKQVHPDTGISSKAMSIMNSFVNDIFERIASEASRLAHYNKRSTITSREIQTAVRLLLPGELAKHAVSEGTKAVTKYTSSK from the coding sequence ATGCCTGAACCCGCCAAGTCAGCGCCCAAGAAGGGCTCCAAGAAAGCCGTCACCAAGGCCACCGGAAAGCCCGGCAGGAAGCGCAGAGGTCGCAGAAAGGAGAGCTACGCCATCTACGTGTACAAGGTGCTGAAGCAGGTCCACCCGGACACCGGCATCTCTTCCAAGGCGATGAGCATCATGAACTCGTTCGTAAACGACATCTTCGAGCGAATTGCCTCCGAGGCTTCCCGTCTGGCTCACTACAACAAGCGCTCCACCATCACCTCCAGGGAGATTCAGACCGCCGTGCGCCTCTTGCTACCTGGCGAGCTGGCCAAGCACGCCGTGTCCGAAGGCACCAAGGCCGTCACCAAGTATACCAGCTCCAAGTAG
- the LOC144002505 gene encoding histone H4, with protein sequence MSGRGKGGKGLGKGGAKRHRKVLRDNIQGITKPAIRRLARRGGVKRISGLIYEETRGVLKVFLENVIRDAVTYTEHAKRKTVTAMDVVYALKRQGRTLYGFGG encoded by the coding sequence ATGTCCGGCCGGGGTAAGGGAGGAAAAGGACTCGGGAAAGGAGGCGCCAAGCGTCACCGCAAAGTTCTCCGCGACAATATCCAGGGCATCACCAAGCCCGCCATTCGCCGTCTGGCTCGACGCGGCGGAGTCAAGCGTATTTCCGGGCTTATCTACGAGGAGACCCGCGGTGTGTTGAAGGTCTTCTTAGAGAATGTCATCCGTGACGCGGTCACCTACACCGAACACGCCAAGAGGAAGACCGTGACCGCCATGGATGTGGTCTACGCTCTCAAGCGGCAGGGACGCACTCTCTACGGTTTCGGCGGTTAA